Genomic DNA from Paenibacillus donghaensis:
AAAACCTTAGGGGCAAAAGCGGGCTGTTCCTTCGGAATGCGCAAGACCTTAAGGGCAAAAACGGGCTGTTCCTTCGGAGTGCGCCGCAAAACCTTAGGGGCAAAAGCGGGCTGTTCCTTCGGAATGCGCGAGACCTTAAGAGCAATGGCGGGCTGTTCCTTCGGAGTGCGCCGCAAAACCTTAAGGACACAGGCGGGCTGTTCCTTCGGAGTGCGCCGCAAAACCTTAAGGGCAAAAGCGGGCTGTTCCTTCGGAATGCGCCGCAAAACCTTAAGGGCAATGGCGGGCTGTTCCTTCGGAATGCGCAAGACCTTAAGGGCACAGGCGGGCTGTTCCTTCGGAATGTGCTGCAAAACCTTAAGGGCAAAAGCGGGCTGTTCCTTCGGAATGCGCCGCAAAACCTTAGGGGCAAAAGCGGGCTGTTCCTTCGGAATGCGCAAGTGCTTAACGGCAAAAACGCTACTACTCAGGTTCCAGCCAGGATTTATAGTCTACCCGGGAGCCTTCCCAGTAATTAGCTGCGAAACTGCAACTAAATTTAGCCGAAACGTCCATTTGCAGGCAAATAAGTGCGGATCTGCACCTAATTTCGAGTAAATCTCTCATTGAACGCTCAAAAGTCTAAAATAGATGCGTATTCGCACTTATTTCTTCCAAAACGGAAAAAATCGGTTAAATAGATGCAGTTTCGCAACTAATTGTTCGGCTCCTAAAGATGGAACAGGATCTGCACAAATCTTTTTATAAGGATTGCTAAGTAGTAACACCAAAAGCGGGCTGTCCTTCGGAATGCGCATTCAGACAATTCAAATCAAGGGATGCTTAGGGAATTAACAATTCATAATTTCCTAAATAATAAAAAACCTTCCTCACCTCTAGGAGGCGAAGGAAGGCTATTATAGAGCAGTTCTGACGTTATTGTGCGGATCTCATATTGCGCCGCAGCAACTGGGCAATGACCAGCAGGAGAGCTCCCACCACAGCTACAGCTGGCTTCAGCAGAAGCATCGGCTGGTCCACCGGCTCATTCAGAAATTCACTCACGGTGTAGTCAATTCCGACCATCAGCGCCGCCAGCACGATTAAGACAAAAGCAAATTTCAGATTCAGGCTTGCTTTTACCAGTTCGGCGAACAACACAATCAACCACAAGGCAGGCAATATGATCATTACTAGCGGCCAAGCCAGATTCTCAAACCAATTCTCGTAGGGCGCAAGATAATCCGTCAGATAAAGGAAAGGCAGCAGGGTCAAGCTTAAGCCAAGCAGGCCGAATAGAGCTTTGTGCTTGGAAGCAATAATAACCGGAACTAGGGTAACCCAAGCCATCACGATCGCTCCAAGGGAGAACAATGACCAGGTTAATTTCCCGTCCAGAATATAATTTACAAGCACAGGTACAAAAATGCCGATCATAAATAGTACTGAAATGATCAGAACTGCGATAGTTTTTGCGCGAAGTGAATTTCCCTTCATGTCACTAACCCCTCTTTTCAAATCCATTTTTATCCTATTCATCATAACTTTTCTGAAAAATCTTGGCACTGGACCCGGGTCTAGTTCTGAACTGGACATTTGGTATTCTCCCAGCGGCCCCTTTCCGTGGACCGTCAATCCCGAGCTCTAACGTTGATTCTACTCCACAACCAAACGAGGCTGTCCCAACCAGCCATTATCATGGCATTTGGGACAGCCTCGTTTCACTTTGGGTTTGCTCTAACTGTTCTGAAGAATTACAGTTTCCAGTCTTCGTGCCAAATCATCATCAGACAGCGGATTGCGGTGCGTATTTTCCAGATAGATATGCTTCTCGGTCTCCGGCATCAGATACTCCTTGTACCAGAGGAACATATCTGGGCTGTCCCCTTGAATGCGGACGAATCGGCGGACGGTATCGGCATGCTGGGTCGTATTATCGATATTGGTCAACCAGTCCGCCCGGTAGAAGTGCTTCCAGCGTCCATGCTCGGCCCGCTCCAGTGCGGCCTTGCCTTCGCCGTAATTCCACACAGCATGAGACGCATGGATGAAGGCCAGCGGATAATGGTTACCGGAATAAGCTTCATAAGCTCTGCAAATGGAAGCCAGCCCCCGGCAGCCGCTGAGATGCAGTTCAATTTGCACCAGCAGCTGATTGTTCAACCTGCGCTGCTCGTCTTCCGGTAGAGTCTCCATAACCTGAAGGCATTGCCGTCTCAGGGCCTCCCATCCGGGAGCGGCCGCTTCAGCCTGTTCCCGGAACCAGCGAACCTGCTCCAGGAAGGTTCCTGTTCCAGCGGCCCACTGCAGCCGTTCATCACCTGCCGTCTGTCCGCGCAGCCAATGACCCATGATCTGGCGGGCTGGATGGTGGTAAAATTCCTCACCGGCCCGGTCATCCGGATTCGGACCGTAGGCAATGGTGCATTCCGGGTAGCTTCTATAGAGCCCGGCGATCTCTGTATGCTGTTGTGAGTAGTATCTTCCAATAAAAGCCTTCAGCTGCTGTTCCCGATTCGCCGTTCCTGCCGCCCACTGTTCAGCGACCAGATCCAGGGTGTACAGATGAGGCAGAATATTGCCGGAATTGACCAGCAGATATTCGTCCGCGCAGGCTGTGAAAGCCTGATCCAGCTCATCTGTAATCAGTGCGGCCGGGGCAGGGAACATCGTCAAATGATTGGAGGCCTGCAGATCATGGAAGGTGACATGATAATACACACCGTTCTTGCCATCATCACCGGCAGAAGGCAGCGCAGGCACACGCAGGTTCAGATTGCCATGGCGCCGTGAGACCATTTTGCCGTAGCCGTTGTCGGCCCATATCTTAATCACGCCTGGAGGAACCTCAATATGCCCTTGTTTGTACAGCTCTGCAATCTCACCGTACATTGCCATGCAGCATACCGGCGCTGGTGAGGCTTCGCTGACCATTGCATACTGCTTGCGGACCACACTGGAGATCAGAGCCCCGCGCTTCGCCGGCGTATCAAATCCCGGATCATTCTCCCAGAAGGGCTTGTCACCCTGGCCGCGGAATGAGAGCACCCACAGCACCTTCTCATCCTTCTGATGCTGGATCGCTTCCCGCCACAGCTGCTCAAACAGCTCGGGATATTCCTTGTAGCTGGCCTGCTTACCGGGGAACGCGCGGAGAAACATTTCCGCACCGAGCGGCTCGGCATGATGATGGGTAATCCACAGCCCCATATCCACAGCAAGACTGTGATGGATGCCGGTCCGCGGTAGGTCCGTACCCGGAATAACCATATTCCCCCCGCAGCGCAGCAGTGCTTCAAACACCGGCTGCCATACCTCTTCACCCGGAGGATATTGCTCCTTCCAGCCGATCAGGCAGACCTCGTCATTGACGAACCAGCCCCGGTAACGCACCTTCGGCCGCAGGCTGTCAACATTCTCAGCAGGCAGTAGAATGCTGTCCTGCCTTACCGGCGGCAGCTCTGCCCAGAACCAGAAGGGGTCCACACCAAGCACGTAACGGCTATAATGAAGCAGTCCATAGATAATTCCCAGTTCATCGCGGCCAACGATATGCAGCACTGGAGTGGCATCGCTGCCGCTGAACCGGAAGCTGAACGCTTCCGGCCACTCTGGACAGCCATCTTCCTTCTGTGCATAGCGCACCACGATGGAAGCCGCGTTTCCTTGCTCCGCCGCCTGCCCGAACACTGCTGCATGGTCTTTCGCAATCATACTCCAGGCATGCTCGATCGGCCGTGTCCAGCCGGTTTGAATATCATACAGACTTGCTGCTGATATGCTCAGCGCTCTAGAATTCATACTCTCTCCATCTCCCATTGTATTTATCATCATATAAGATGAACTTAAGAATGAAGCGGTGGAGTGGTCAGAAAACCTGGTATATAAGGCTTTCTGACCACTCCGAATATAACATTCCTAAGCTCACGTTCTATTGCTACAGCTTATAGTAGATATTGTACAGCAGAACTGCCGCTTCCGCGCGGCTGGCTGTGTCTGCGGGATGAAGCAGCCCGCCATTCCCCTGCAGCCATCCGGCCTGGAGCATGCGGTTTACTGCTTCAGCCGCATAATCCGCTACAGCGGCAAAGTCCCGGATTCCAGCCGCAGCAGCCGTAACACCGGATCTGCTGCCATCGGCAGCCGCAGGAAGAACTCCGGCCGCAGTCATTGCCCTGTCAGTCATTACAATCATGTCCTGTCTGGTAATAGGGGCATTAGGATCAAAGCTTCCATCGATATTACCGCTGGCGATACCCATCGCGTTGGCTGCATTTACAGCTGTGTAGTAGTAGCTGCCAGGCAGCACATCCTTAAATCCGGAAGCTGCCGCTGTCGTGCTGCTGTCCAGTCCGAAGGCACGGACCAACATTATCGCATAATCGGCTCTGCTGATTTGCGCTGCAGGGGCAAACGAAGCGGCAGATATGCCGGTTACTATTCCTTTGGCCGCAACCACCTCCACCGGCTTCTTCGCCCAGTGCGAAGCTCCCAGATCAGCGAACGATTTACGGTTCATCACCACAGCGTAAGTGCTGAAATGCCGGGCCGTAAAAGTAACCGCAGCGGCCCCGGAATCATATTTGCCGCTGGTAACCGGATGATTTACGCCTACTTCATCGATATACCACACCGTCAAATATTCGGAATTCAGCAACTCAGCCGTGGTGAGCCGATATGGAATACTGACCTGAATCAACGCGGAGGTATCCTGCCAGCTCACTTCCTTGCCGCCGATACTAAGGCTGAGGTTAACCGCCGGTCTTCCTTCACTTGCCGCAGCAATCTCTGCAGACAGAGCCCCCGCATCTGCTGTGGAGATCCGCAGGATTGCCGTCGTCCCCGGAGCAGCCTGCTCCACGGTCAACATGCCGCCGGGAAGTACGACCACCCCGACCGCCGTTTGAATCTCCAGGATTTGCCCCTTCGCAGCACCACTCAAGGCTGTGGCGGGAAGCGATACCTCATAGGCTGCTGCACCTGCGGCCTGATTCACCGCAATGATTACCCGTTTGCCACCAGCGCCGCTCGACTCCGCCAAAGCAAACGCCTCATTCAGCGCTTCCTGCGTAACCGTGACCTTAGCCGCTGCCGAACCTGCAGCGATCTGCGGGCTGACAGTCAGCTTACCGCTGCTGACTAACACAGCCGGCACAGCTGCCATGCTGCTGCCAGTGTTCCCGCCGGTTCCCGAATCGGTGCCGGCTCTTGGATCAGTCCCGGTTCCCGAATCAGTGCCGGCTCCTGGATCAGTCCCGGTTCCCGGATCGGTGCCGGCCCCTGGATCAGTCCCAGTTACCGGATCGGTGCCGGCTCCTGGATCAGTCCCGGTTCCCGGATCGGTGCCCCCGCTGCCCCCATCCGTAGTGTCTGTAATCTGGATGTTCACGACGACATCCTTTCCCTGATTGAAATCGAAGACCAGCGACAGCGTGCCCAGCGGTTGCTGAAGCAGGTAAGAAGCTCCTATGCTGTACACATTGCCGGTGACGGTGTAGTCCGCTTCGCTAAGCTGCGTTTCACCATTTCGAATGGCTGTCAGCAGGTTGCCGTTTCCTTGCACTTCAAGTGCAACAGCTTGGCTGTTCGCCGGATTTTTATCAAACACAGCTTGGGTTGGAGTCACTGACGAATCCATAACTTCTTCTTCACCGGAATCATAAGTTCCTTCCCAGTTGACTGTAATGGTGTAACTTCTGTAATCCGTACCATCCGCCGAAGCCGTTGTTACAGTAATCTCGCTGACGTTGTATCTGAGAGGAAGCTCCGCAGAGCTCTGAGCGCTGCCCACCACTATTGCGTTCACTCGGATCTCGGTGCCCGGTGCTCCGGCAACCGGTGTCACGGTCAACCCGTAGACACTGTCCGTGACATTGACTGTATAGCTGTCTCTGTCATAGGAGAATGCCGGTGACAGCAGCAGCTCCTCACCACCGCTGCCTGCAACCTGCAGGCTTTGCAGAGTAGAGTCTAGCGCAGCAGGTGTACGGTTAATGATCACATTCACCGTATTTGTTGTGCTGTCATCTTCGGCAGTGACCACTACAGGAATCGTATTGCTGCC
This window encodes:
- a CDS encoding DUF6320 domain-containing protein; the encoded protein is MKGNSLRAKTIAVLIISVLFMIGIFVPVLVNYILDGKLTWSLFSLGAIVMAWVTLVPVIIASKHKALFGLLGLSLTLLPFLYLTDYLAPYENWFENLAWPLVMIILPALWLIVLFAELVKASLNLKFAFVLIVLAALMVGIDYTVSEFLNEPVDQPMLLLKPAVAVVGALLLVIAQLLRRNMRSAQ
- a CDS encoding glycosyl hydrolase 115 family protein, whose protein sequence is MNSRALSISAASLYDIQTGWTRPIEHAWSMIAKDHAAVFGQAAEQGNAASIVVRYAQKEDGCPEWPEAFSFRFSGSDATPVLHIVGRDELGIIYGLLHYSRYVLGVDPFWFWAELPPVRQDSILLPAENVDSLRPKVRYRGWFVNDEVCLIGWKEQYPPGEEVWQPVFEALLRCGGNMVIPGTDLPRTGIHHSLAVDMGLWITHHHAEPLGAEMFLRAFPGKQASYKEYPELFEQLWREAIQHQKDEKVLWVLSFRGQGDKPFWENDPGFDTPAKRGALISSVVRKQYAMVSEASPAPVCCMAMYGEIAELYKQGHIEVPPGVIKIWADNGYGKMVSRRHGNLNLRVPALPSAGDDGKNGVYYHVTFHDLQASNHLTMFPAPAALITDELDQAFTACADEYLLVNSGNILPHLYTLDLVAEQWAAGTANREQQLKAFIGRYYSQQHTEIAGLYRSYPECTIAYGPNPDDRAGEEFYHHPARQIMGHWLRGQTAGDERLQWAAGTGTFLEQVRWFREQAEAAAPGWEALRRQCLQVMETLPEDEQRRLNNQLLVQIELHLSGCRGLASICRAYEAYSGNHYPLAFIHASHAVWNYGEGKAALERAEHGRWKHFYRADWLTNIDNTTQHADTVRRFVRIQGDSPDMFLWYKEYLMPETEKHIYLENTHRNPLSDDDLARRLETVILQNS